The Bradyrhizobium sp. WSM471 genome includes the window GACCAGACCAAGGCGGACAAGGCCGACGGCACCGATGGCCTCGCGGCCGCCGTCGATACCGCCGCCGCCGCGCAGATCGACGCGGCGCAGGCCGCCTTACCCGATCCGAACGCACTCGTGGTGGCCGTGCCGGTCGATCCGAACGCGGCCGCAAACCAGACCGCCGGCTCCGCCTCCTCGCCGCTGACGATCGCCGCCGCCGGCATCGCCGCCAGCGCATCCATCACGGCGCAGATCGCCGGCCCCAAGACCGACACCGCGACGCCGGGCGACAAGAGCGCCAAGACCGCGAGCGCCAAGGTCGATGCCGACACCTCGGCGACGCTGGCCGATGCCGCGACCGGGACGACCGATTCGACCGCGACCGACGCCAAGACCAATGGCGGCCTGATCGCCGCCGCCGACCAGGGCACGCCAAAAACGTCGTTCAAGGCCGCAGCCATCGCGCAAGGCGCGAGCGACGTTTCCAATATCGGCCAGGACACCGGCAAGGCGAACGCCGCGCAGACCCCGGCGACGGCAGCGTCCGCCAACACGGCGCATCCGCACGCCGACAAGCCGACAATCGATGCGAATGCAGCCGACGCCAAGGCTGGGACTTCCGACCGCACGGCCGATGCGGCACCGGCCACGGCCACGACGCATGCCCATGCGGGCACGCAGGCCGCTGTCCCCACCACCGACACAAGCGCGCAGGCGGCCTCTGCCATTCAAGCGCCGCTGACCAACACGACATCGGCCGCGACCGCTTCGACCGCGACGCTCACGGCGACCGCGGCGAATGCCAACGCCATTCCGATCAGCGGCGTGCCGATCGAAATTGCCGCCGCCGCGCGCGCGGGCAAGACCCGGTTCGACATCAGCCTCGATCCGCTCGACCTCGGCCGCATCGACGTCCGCATCAATGTCGACCGCAACGGACAGGTCACTTCGCATCTCACCGTCGAGAAGCCGGAGACGCTGCAGATGCTGCGGCAGGACGCGCCGCAATTGCAGCGCGCGCTCGACGATGCCGGCCTCAAGACCGGAAGCAACGGGCTGTCCTTCAGCCTGCGCGACCAGAATTCATCGGGCCAGAACTCCGGCCAGAACAACGACAATGGCGGCAATGCCCGCCGGCTGATCGTCAGCGACGAGGACGCAGTTCCCGCGGCCCCGGTCGGGCGCAGCTACGGCCGCATGCTCGGATCGAGCAGCGGCGTCGACATCAGAGTGTGAGGAGTATTCGATCATGACCACCACGAATGCCGCCACCGCCCCGTCCGTCGTCTCGGGCACGACCGACCTGCCGAAATCCTCGTCGAACCCGAGCCTGGGCTCGAGCACCGGCGCGACGCTGGCCGGCAACTTCCAGACCTTCCTGACGCTGCTGACGACGCAGCTGCAGAACCAGAACCCGCTCGATCCGCTCGACACCAACCAGTTCACGCAGCAGCTGGTGCAGTTCGCCGGCGTCGAACAGCAGCTCAAGACCAACGACTCGCTGTCCCAACTCGTTACCCTGCAACAGACCACGCAGGCGACCCAGGCGCTCGGCTTCGTCGGCAAGACCGCCCTGGTCGACGGCACCACCGGGACCATGACGAATTCGTCGGCAACCTGGCATCTCAACGTGCCGAGCGACGCCACGGTCGACATCACCATCGCCAATGCGAGCGGCCAGACCGTGTTCACCGGCAAATACACCGCCGGCGCCGGCACCGACGTTCCGTTCACCTGGAACGGCCAGGGCAATGACGGCACGCAATGGCCCGACGGCAAGTACACGATCTCGGCCACGGGCAAGGACGTCGCCAACAACAATGTCGGCATCGCCGCGCAGGTGCAGGGCGTCGTGTCATCCGTGGACCTGACCCAGTCGCCGCCGCTGCTGACCATCGACGGCGCCAGCTACACGCTGAGCCAGGTCAAGAGCATCATCGCGACGGCCAGCAATTGAAGGCGGCGCGCGAACCACATTCCGCGTCGTCCTGGCGAAAGCCAGGACCCATAGCCACCGAAAGTCGTTTTGGTTCGAGGACGTGACCCCGAGTCGTCGCCAAACTTCGCGCTGGGGTAATGGGTCCTGGCGTTCGCCAGGACGACAATTGGGCCTTGCAGCGCCGCGCGCAGGCCTCGTTCGTTAGTAAAGTATTTACGAACACCCCCCTCGGCCCGCCTGGACGCACCGTCCCGCCGGTCGAGTCGGCTGCGTTCCAGCCATTTTCAACGAGAATTGTATTGAAGCCTTAGGCTTAGCGGATTTTTAAGCCGGCGGGCGTACGGTTCCTGAGTGAGTTCAGTGGTTGAGAGTTTGTGAGTACGCCATGACAGAACCCCATCGCCCGAGGGTAAAATACGTCATCGGGCCGGACGGTAGTCCGTTGACGATTGCGGATCTGCCTGCACCCGGCACCAAACGCTGGGTCATCCGCCGCAAGGCCGAGGTCGTCGCCGCAGTCCGTGGCGGTCTTCTCTCCCTCGAGGAGGCCTGCAGCCGTTATACGCTGACGGTTGACGAATTCCTCTCCTGGCAGTTTTCGATCGACCAGCATGGTCTGGCGGGACTTCGCACCACCCGTATCCAACAATATCGCCAGTAGGCAATCCGGAAATCTGCGGCTTTTGACGAAAATCGGCCTCGCCTTGCGAGGCCGATTTTTTTCATGTTTCGTTTTGGCGCGACTTTTGTCGCAGCTCTTAACCTTCGTTAACCATATCGAAACCATCACCTAGGCAATAATTGCCCAGTCGGCCTTTCCTGTGAAAGCAGCCGAATCTGTCGGGGCGGTTGCTTGCAAGGTCTTGCGGACTTTCTGAAGGGTATCGGAGCCGCCCGGTTCGGGGCGATGATCGCGGTCACCGCCGCGCTCGTCGGCTTTTTCGCGTTCGTCATCATGCGCGTCACCACGCCGCAGATGACGACGCTGTTCACCGATCTCAGCGTCGAGGACTCCTCGGGCATCATCAAGGACCTGGAGCGCCAGGGCATCCAGTTCGAGCTGCGCAACGAGGGCACCATCATCATGGTGCCCAAGGACAAGGTCACCCGCCTGCGGATGAAGCTCGCCGAGGGCGGCCTGCCCAAGGGCGGCGGCGTCGGCTACGAGGTGTTCGACAAGTCGGATGCGCTCGGCACCACCTCTTTCGTCCAGAACATCAACCATCTCCGCGCACTGGAGGGCGAGCTCGCCCGCACCATCCGCGCCATCGACCGCATCCAGGCCGCCCGCGTCCATCTGGTGTTGCCCGAGCGCCCGCTGTTCTCGCGCGAGGCGCCGGAGCCGTCGGCCTCGATCGTGGTGCGGGTCCGCGGCGCGCTGGAAGCCCAGCAGATCCGCGCCATCCGCCACCTCGTCGCCTCGGCCGTGAACGGGTTGAAGCCGCAGCGGGTCTCGATCGTCGACGAGACCGGGCAGCTGCTCGCCGACGGCGCCCAGACCGATCCGGAGCAGGCGATGGGCGACGAGCGCCGCACCGCCTTCGAGAAGCGGATGCGCAAGCAGGTCGAGGACATCGTCTCCTCCGTGGTGGGCACGGGGCGCGCCCGGGTTCAGCTCTCCGCCGATTTCGACTTCAACAAGATCACCCAGACCTCGGACAAGTACGATCCCGAAGGCCGCGTGCTGCGCTCGAGCCAGACCCGCGAAGAGCAGAGCATGACCGCCGACAACAACGGCCAGGTCACCGTCAACAACGAGTTGCCGGGCAACCAGCAGAACGGCGGCGTCGCGGCCAAGGACCAGAGCAAGAAGAGCGAAGAGACCAACAATTACGAGATCTCCCGCACCACCAAGACCGAGGTGACCGAGGCCGGCCGGGTCAACCGCATCTCGGTCGCGGTGCTGGTCGACGGCATCTACTCCAAGAACGACAAGGGCGATCTGGCCTACCAGGACCGCACCAAGGAGCAGCTCGACCGCATCGCCACGCTGGTGCGCTCGGCGATCGGCTTCGACCAGAAGCGCGGCGACCAGGTCGAGGTCGTCAATCTGCGCTTTGCCGACGCCCCCTCCACCACCCCAATCGCGGAGCCGAGCGGCTTGCTCGGCATGCTCCAGTTCACCAAGGACGACGTCATGTACTTCGTCGAGCTCGGCGTGATGATGCTGCTCGGCCTGGTGGTGCTGTTCCTGGTGGTCCGGCCGCTGGTCAAGCGCATCCTGGCATCCGACGAAGTCGCAGCCGCCATCTCCGGCGCCCTGACCGGCCCGGCGAGCGACGAGGCCGCGCCCGCCAGCCAGCCGCTCCTGCCGAGTGGCGCTGCGAGCGCGATCGACGTCGCCACCGTCCAGGGCCAGGTCCATGCCCAATCCGTCCATCGCGTCGGCGAACTCGCCGAGCGCAATCCCAACGAGACCGTCGCCATCATCCGCCAATGGCTGACCGAACCCGCGAAATAATCGAGAAGTGATCTGACATGGCCGCAGCCCTGCAAAACGCCAATTCCAACGACATCACCAGCGTGATCTCCACGCTCGGTCAGCGTGCCGTCGGCCGCGCGGGCGCCAAGACCGAAGCAGTACCGGGGCCGAAGCGCGCCGCGATCCTGATGCTGGCGCTCGGGGAGCAATATGGCGGCAAGATCTGGGGCTTGCTCGACGATGACGAGGTGCGCCAGCTCTCGCTGGAGATGTCGACGCTCGGCACCGTCGAGGTCGACACCGTGGAGGACATGCTGCTCGAGTTCGTCTCGCGAATGTCGGCCTCCGGCGCGCTGATGGGCAATTTCGACGCCACCGAGCGGCTGCTCCAGCAATATCTGGCCCCCGAGCGCGTCAACGGCATCATGGACGAAATCCGCGGCCCCGCCGGCCGTAACATGTGGGAGAAGCTCTCCAACGTGCAGGAAGAGGTGCTCGCCAACTATCTCAAGAACGAATATCCGCAGACCATCGCGGTCGTGCTGTCGAAGCTGAAGCCGGAACACGCCGCGCGCGTGCTCGGCATCTTCCCGGAGGATCTGGCGCTCGACGTCGTCAACCGCATGCTGAAGATGGAGGCGGTGCAGAAGGAGGTGATCGAGAGCGTGGAGAAGACGCTGCGCACCGAATTCATGTCCAATTTGTCGCAGACCCGCCGACGCGACGCCCACGAGGTGATGGCGGAAATCTTCAACAATTTCGACCGCCAGACCGAAACCCGCTTCATCACTTCGCTGGAAGAGGACAATCGCGAATCGGCCGAGCGCATCAAGGCGTTGATGTTCACCTTCGACGACCTCGTGAAGCTGGATTCCGGCTCCGCCCAGACCCTGATGCGCAACGTCGACAAGGACAAGCTCGGCGTCGCGCTCAAGAGCGCCAACGAGGACGTCCGCAACTTCTTCTTCGGCAACATGTCCTCGCGTGCGGCAAAAATGCTCCAGGACGACATGGCGGCGATGGGTCCGGTCCGCTTGCGCGACGTCGACGAGGCCCAGGCGCTGCTGGTCAACCTGGCCAAGGATCTCGCCGCCAAGGGCGAGATCATGCTGACCAAGAACCGCGCCGACGACGAGCTGGTGTACTGATGGCAGCTCCGGCAAAATTCCTGTTCGACAACGACTTCGCGGCGCCCGACCGGACGCGCGAGAAGGCCGCAACCGCGGCCGAGATCGCCCAGAAGGTCGCGGAAGCCGAGGCGCGCGCCTATCAGGACGGCTTCGCCGCAGGCCAGCGCGAGGCCAAGGCCGAGAGCGACCGCCGTGTCGCGCTTGCCATGGAAGAGATCAACATCGCCATCCGGGGCATCGCTTCGGGCATCGGCAACATCGAATCCAAGATGGAGACCGAGGCGGTCGACGTTGCGGTCGCGGTGGCGCGCAAGCTGTGCGCCGATCTGGTCGCCGCCGAGCCGCTCGGCGAGATCGTCGCGCTGGTCAAGGATTGCTTTTCGCATCTGGTCGCGACGCCGCATCTCGTCGTCCGCATCAACGACGCGCTCTACGATGCCGCTCGCGAGAACATCGAGCGGCTGGCCAGGCAGAACGGCTTCGAAGGCCGGCTGGTGATTCTGGCCGAGCCCGAGATTGCCACCGGCGACTGCCGGATCGAATGGGCCGATGGCGGCGTCGTGCTGGAGCGCGCCGCCATCGCGGCCAAGATCGACGAAATGGTGGGACGCTACGTTGCGTCCCGCAGGGGGAGTTAAATCATGAGCGACACTGACGGACAGGTCCCGCTGCCCGATCTCAACGGCCCGATGCCGCCTGCCGGCACCGACGTCGGCTACAACGAGGACGAATACGCGACGCGCGCCGCCGCCGACCTCGAGGCCGTGTTCGACGTGCCGGTCCAGGTTTCGGCCGTGCTCGGCCGCTCCAAGATGGACGTCAGCGAGCTGTTGAAGCTCGGACCCGGGACCGTGCTCGAGCTTGACCGGCGCGTCGGCGAGGCCATCGACATCTACGTCAACAACAAGCTGGTTGCCCGCGGCGAAGTCGTCCTGGTCGAGGACAAGCTCGGCGTGACCATGACCGAAATCATCAAGACTGAACGCGCCTAAAGCGACGACGCGCGGCAGCGCGACCAGACGGACAGGAGACTGACATGCGGCTTCTCATCGTTGGCACATTGAAGGGCCAGCTCACCACCGCCACCAAGATCGCGATGGCGAACGGCGCCACCGTAACCCACGCCGAGGATCACGATCAGGCGATGCGCGTGCTGCGCGGCGGCAAGGGTGCCGACCTGCTGCTGGTCGACGTCGCCCTCGACATCCGCGATCTCGTGATGCGGCTCGAGGCCGAGCACATCCACGCGCCGATCGTCGCCTGCGGCATCACCAACGACGCCCGCGCCGCGGTTGCCGCGATCCACGCCGGCGCCAAGGAATACATCCCGCTGCCGCCGGACCCGGAGCTGATCGCGGCGGTGCTGGCTGCCGTCGCCAACGATTCCCGCGAGCTGGTCTATCGCGACGAGGCGATGGCCAAGGTGATCAAGCTCGCGCAGCAGATCGCGGGCTCGGACGCTTCGGTGATGATCACCGGCGAATCCGGGACAGGCAAGGAAGTGCTGGCTCGCTACGTCCACACCCGCTCGGCCCGCGCCAAGCGTCCGTTCATCTCAATCAACTGCGCTGCGATCCCCGAGCATCTGCTGGAGTCCGAGCTGTTCGGCCACGAGAAGGGCGCCTTCACCGGCGCGATCGCCCGCCGCATCGGCAAGTTCGAGGAGGCAACCGGCGGCACGTTGCTGCTCGACGAAATCTCGGAGATGGACGTCCGCCTGCAATCGAAACTGCTCCGCGCCATCCAGGAGCGCGTGATCGACCGTGTCGGCGGCACCAAGCCCGTCCCGGTGGACATCCGCATCATCGCGACTTCGAACCGCAACCTGGTGGACGCGGTGCGCGAAGGCACGTTCCGCGAGGACCTGTTGTTCCGGCTCAACGTCGTGAATCTGAAGATCCCGCCCCTGCGCGAGCGTCCCCTCGACATTCTCGAGCTCGCCCAGCACTTCGTGAAGAAATACGCCGAAGCCAACGGCGTGCCGATGCGCCCGATCTCGGCGGAAGCGCGGCGCGTGCTCTCCACCAACCGCTGGCAGGGCAACGTCCGCGAACTCGAAAACACCATGCACCGGTCGGTCCTGATGGCGCAGGGCGACGAGATCGGTGCCGATGCGATCCTCACGCCCGACGGCGACCGCCTCGACCTCGCCAAGACCGCGCCGGCCGTGGCGCATGCCACCATGGCCGCCGAGCAGGTGACGCGGGCGCTGGTCGGCCGCACCGTCGCCGACGTCGAGCGCGACCTGATCCTGGAGACGCTGAAGCACTGCCTCGGCAACCGGACCCATGCCGCCAATATCCTGGGCATCTCGATCCGCACGCTCCGCAACAAGCTCAACGAATATTCCGACGGCGGCATTCCGATTACGCCAGCCGGCACGCCGGGCGAATATCCACGCATGCCGATGGTGGGGGCGTAGACGCTCTACCCTGATTGAGAGAATGCGAATGCCCGGGCTCGTCCCGGGCATTTTTGTTGGTGAAGTGCAGACAGCCTCCAGACTCTCGATGTCGTCCTGGCGAAAGCCAGGACCCGTTACTCCAAGGAGGAGTTTGGCGAAGATTCGTCATTCGGTACTCCTACCGCCCTCCCTCGACAGTTTCCGCGGTATGGGTCCTGGCTTTCGCCAGGACGACGTTGGGGAGGCAGCGTGGATCAAAACCCGCAGACTGCGACATGGCCGCACCGCGTTCTCCGACTAGGTCGCGACAGCGCCAGGCCCTATAAGCGCCACCGAGGACCACGTGAGGGTAAAATGTCTCAAGCTCAAATCACGGATTGGCTGGCGACGCAGCGGCAGGCGATGATCGACCTGCTGCGCGATGTCGTGAACATCGATTCCGGATCCTATGACAAGGAAGGCGTCGATGCGGTCGGGGCGCGGTTCGAGCGGCATTTCGCCGAGCACGGCATTCCGTTCCGGCGCGAAAGCCACGCTACTTTCGGCGATGCGATCCACGCCGAGGTGGCAAAGCCCGGCAGCAACGAGAAGCCGGTGCTGTTGATGGGACATCGCGACACCGTGTTCGGCAAGGGCGAGGCCGGACGGCGTCCGTTCACGATTCAAGACAAGCGCGCCTATGGTCCCGGTGTTGCCGACATGAAGTCCGGCGTCGTCATGAACATATTCGTGGCAACCGCCTTCCACAAATTCGGCGGCAACCCGCACCCGATCAAGCTGCTGATCACCTCGGACGAGGAGATCGGTTCGCCCTCCTCGCGGCCGGTGATCGAGCGCGAAGGACGCGCCGCGCGCGCCGTGTTCAACTCCGAGCCGGGCCGCCCGACCGGCAATATCGTCACGGGACGCAAGGGCGGCATCTTCATGCATGTCGCCATCACCGGCAAAGCCGCGCATTCCGGCGCCAATTTCGCCGCCGGCGTCAGCGCGATCGGCGAGCTCGCGCACAAGATCGTGCATATCCACGCGCTGACCGATCTCGACAAGGGCATTACGCTCAATGTCGGCCTCGTCTCGGGCGGGCAGTCCGTCAACACCACGGCGCCTTACGCGGAAGGGCAGATCGACCTGCGTTATGTCGATCCGGCGGATCGCGCGAGGGTGATGGCCGCGATCGAGACCATCATCGCGACGTCCTACGTGCCCGGCACCAGCGCAACGCTGACGGTCAAGGGCGAGTTCGTGCCGGTGGTGCAGAGCGCCGATTCAAAGGCACTGTTCGAGAATTATCAGGCCGCAGCAAAGCAGGCCGGTCTCACCACGCTCGAAGGCGAGTTCTCCGGCGGCTGCGCCGATTCCGGCTTCACCGCCGCGGTGGGAACGCCGACCATCTGTGGCCTCGGCCCGGTCGGCGGGCTCGCGCACACGCCGGAGGAATATCTCGAGCTCGACAGCATCGTGCCGCGCGCGCAGGCGCTGGCGCTGGCGATCTTGCGGGGGTAGTCGTCACGCACTCTGCCGTCATGCCCGGGCTTGTCCCGGGCATCCACGTCTCTCGGGAATGGCGGCTGCGCGTGGATGGCCGGGTCAAGCCCGGCCATGACGAGGAGAGAGCCGTTACGAATAGCTCGGCGCATCCGGCCTGCGAAAGATCTGGATGGGGTCGCCCGGCACGATCGGATGGCCGCTGAACATCGCATAGGCGTAGAGCGCGAGATAGGCGATCGCAATCGCGCCGACCGCGTAGAAGGCCCAGGTCGCGACGCGTTTCATCATTGCGCTCCATTGCTGTCCCGGCGGGAGGCTCAGGCAGCGCTTCTAGAGCGATGAGGGCGAAAAGGCCAGCCTGGACGGTCTGTGGCCGGCGGCGATCAAATGCCGCGGCGGACGTGGGTGGGAACGCTGACGTCCGCAAGCCTGACCGCGTCTTCGTCCTGATCCACCGCCACATACTGACCGTGCCAATAGGCCAGCGCTGCGTTGCGGGTCGAATTCCTGACGTCTCGCACCCGCCCGATGATGATCCCATGCGAATGGCGCTCGATGATCTCCTCGACTTCGCAATCGACGGCCGACAATGCGCCAACCAGCAGCGGAACACCCGAGACCGCGGTCACCCATCTGGCGCCCGCGAAACGATCGGCGCCCTTGAGCCCGCCCTTGCCGGCAAAGCGCTCGGCGATGTCGAGCTGATCGGCCGCGAGGATGTTCACGCCGAAGGCACCGTGGCGGCGGATCAGCGGGAAGGAGGAGGCGTCGCGGTTGATGCTGACGATCAGCGTCGGCGGATCGACCGAGAACGAGCTGACCGAGGTGACCGTCATGCCGGTGATGTCCTTGCCCCGTCCGGCGGTGATGACACTGACCCCGCCGGTGAGATGGCGCATGGCGCCGCGGAAATCAGCAGGCGAGACGGCATTTTCGGTCATGAGATCGCGGGGCACTACATTCATGGCATCGTCCCCAAGCGGGGGTCCCTCTCTATCTAGGTACGATCGTCCGCCGACAAAAGGTGGCTCAGGATCGAGCCTTCGAGGCCCGCGACCCGACCGAGAGATTAAAAAATCGCGAAAACAACCCCATGCACAGTAGCCGGGGCGTGGGAAAACAATGACTTACGCTTATCCGAAATCAACTTGACTCGTCGGGCAAAACAGGAGCAGGATGGCATCATGGCGGCGTTGCGGATGGACCGGTCCTTGCCGGGCTAATGCAGCCACCTCACGGGCAGATTTTGCAGCCCGCGGAACGCCCAGCCGCCGACCCGCACCGGTTCGTCGTCGGCGATCTCGAGCCGGCTGGCACGGGCGAACAAGGTCGGCAGTGCGACGTCGGCAATCATGGCACGCGAGGCCCAGGCGCCGGCGCAGAAATGCGGACCGGCGCCGAATGCGACGCTCTTGGCCGTATCACGCCGCACGTCGAACTGGTCGGCGCGCTCAAAGTGCTTCTCGTCGCGATTGGCGGAGCCGAACATGAGGAATACGCGCTCATCAGTTTCGAACACGACGTCGCGGATGGTCCACGGCTTTGCGATGCGTCGCGGCGACATGCCGATCGGCGAGATCCAGCGGGCATATTCCTCGAAGGCCTGGAGCCAGGTCACCTCGCCCTGGCGCACGAGATCGAGCTGGTCGGGATGGGTCAGCAGCGCCCAAACCGTGCCGGCGATCGCCTTGCGCGGCTCGTTCTGGCCGCCTGATATCGCGAGTTTGACATTGGCGCGCACGCTCTCCATCGCCATGCCCGAGGCGAGGAGCACGCCGAGGATGCTCTGGTCGGGATGCTTGCGCATCACCGGCAGGATGTCGTCGATGGCGGCATCGATTCCCGACGTTGCCGCATGGCAGCGCGCCTCGACGGCTGCGTCGCCGCTGTAATTGGCGATGCCCTCGATCATGCCCTGTGACCAGGCGTCCATATCCGCAAAGCCGATATTGGTGAGGCCGGTAATCGATTTCAGGCATTCGCCGGAGAACGGCAACGCGAAGTCGCGCATGAAATCGATACGTCCGGGCTCGATCGCGTCGATGATGCGATCGGCATGGGCCTGGAACAGCGCGGCCCAATGCGCCTTCACCGTCTTCGGCGACACCGTTGGAAACATCGCGCGGCGCTCGACCTGGTGCGCTTCGCCGTCCTTGCGCATCATGTTGTGGCCCATCAGCCGGTTCATCAGGCCCGCGGGCTGGTGCGAGGAGAACACGTCGATCTGCTTCTCGGAGATGGAGATATCGTCGCGGCTCGTCAGCAGCGTCGAGCCGAGCTGCGGCACGAACGCGATCGGCGCCTCCTTGCGCATCTTGGCGAGCATCGGATAGGGGTCGGCCCAGAATGCGGCCGGGTCGATGTCGATGCGCGGCGCCGTGCTCAAGCTTCGCTCCATTGCTGTTCACCGCCAAGGCTAGCGGCTTCAGGAGGCGCCGTCTGTCCCCAGCGATTGGGACAGCTTCAGTTCAGGCCGCGCGGGCCGGCGAGCAGGCGCAGCACGATTGCAAACAGCTCGCTTTGCGAGGAGATGCCGAGCCGTTCATAGGCGCGCTTGCGGTACGTCAGGGTCGAATGCAGGCTGATGCCGAGCGCCTGCGAGATCGCCTCGGAGCTGAAGCCGGAGAGGATGCGCCGGCAAACGTCCTGCTCACGCGGGGTGAGGCTGGCGAGCGGCGCGCGCGTCGCGAAGAGCGCGGCGAGAGATTGCTCAGTCGTCGCCGACGAGCTGTGCTGGAAATGGCGTGCTACGCTCGCACTGATGGCCGGTGCGATGGCCTGAAGTCGCGCGCGCTGGGCGTCGCTGAAGCGGCCCTGGACAGCGATGCGATAGAAATTGACGTAGAAGCAGGTATCGTCGACCCAGATCGCGGTCGCGCATTTGTCGACGATGCCGGAATCCACAAAGAACATTTTTCGGTAGCGCGCGCCGTACATGCGCGGCGCGAAGGCCGGCAGCACGAGCGGCGCGCGGCCCTCGCCTTCGAACAGCGCATCGCGGTTGGGATCGGATTGGTGGAACTGCCCGGCATAGGCCGCGCCCAGATCGCCGCCGATCGGGATGTTGCCGGCATCGAGCAGGCAGTGTGCGGCGCCCGCGCGGCTCAGGGCGAACACCATGCAATGGCCGACCCCGGCCTGCCGGCGCAGTGTATCGATCAGGATATCAGGGAAATCCGGGCGACCGATGGCGA containing:
- a CDS encoding flagellar hook-length control protein FliK, encoding MAGLREAPRRGRQIIKPLILLVKITQRDGGPLLAPSHGEDVSKGLPVVGRTSDVAASVQVQSAQQKPARSQAPKESSANDSFGSLVDSNTQAISDSAASSAQDTPRRTDSSSAASDKSPRDRSVSDKSSQSKASDDTDKSASAKNDAKNDAKSDARNDAKSDSTADAAKADSKTKDKPKASDAKSADKSADKSDQTKADKADGTDGLAAAVDTAAAAQIDAAQAALPDPNALVVAVPVDPNAAANQTAGSASSPLTIAAAGIAASASITAQIAGPKTDTATPGDKSAKTASAKVDADTSATLADAATGTTDSTATDAKTNGGLIAAADQGTPKTSFKAAAIAQGASDVSNIGQDTGKANAAQTPATAASANTAHPHADKPTIDANAADAKAGTSDRTADAAPATATTHAHAGTQAAVPTTDTSAQAASAIQAPLTNTTSAATASTATLTATAANANAIPISGVPIEIAAAARAGKTRFDISLDPLDLGRIDVRINVDRNGQVTSHLTVEKPETLQMLRQDAPQLQRALDDAGLKTGSNGLSFSLRDQNSSGQNSGQNNDNGGNARRLIVSDEDAVPAAPVGRSYGRMLGSSSGVDIRV
- a CDS encoding flagellar hook assembly protein FlgD codes for the protein MTTTNAATAPSVVSGTTDLPKSSSNPSLGSSTGATLAGNFQTFLTLLTTQLQNQNPLDPLDTNQFTQQLVQFAGVEQQLKTNDSLSQLVTLQQTTQATQALGFVGKTALVDGTTGTMTNSSATWHLNVPSDATVDITIANASGQTVFTGKYTAGAGTDVPFTWNGQGNDGTQWPDGKYTISATGKDVANNNVGIAAQVQGVVSSVDLTQSPPLLTIDGASYTLSQVKSIIATASN
- a CDS encoding DUF1153 domain-containing protein, whose translation is MTEPHRPRVKYVIGPDGSPLTIADLPAPGTKRWVIRRKAEVVAAVRGGLLSLEEACSRYTLTVDEFLSWQFSIDQHGLAGLRTTRIQQYRQ
- the fliF gene encoding flagellar basal-body MS-ring/collar protein FliF → MQGLADFLKGIGAARFGAMIAVTAALVGFFAFVIMRVTTPQMTTLFTDLSVEDSSGIIKDLERQGIQFELRNEGTIIMVPKDKVTRLRMKLAEGGLPKGGGVGYEVFDKSDALGTTSFVQNINHLRALEGELARTIRAIDRIQAARVHLVLPERPLFSREAPEPSASIVVRVRGALEAQQIRAIRHLVASAVNGLKPQRVSIVDETGQLLADGAQTDPEQAMGDERRTAFEKRMRKQVEDIVSSVVGTGRARVQLSADFDFNKITQTSDKYDPEGRVLRSSQTREEQSMTADNNGQVTVNNELPGNQQNGGVAAKDQSKKSEETNNYEISRTTKTEVTEAGRVNRISVAVLVDGIYSKNDKGDLAYQDRTKEQLDRIATLVRSAIGFDQKRGDQVEVVNLRFADAPSTTPIAEPSGLLGMLQFTKDDVMYFVELGVMMLLGLVVLFLVVRPLVKRILASDEVAAAISGALTGPASDEAAPASQPLLPSGAASAIDVATVQGQVHAQSVHRVGELAERNPNETVAIIRQWLTEPAK
- the fliG gene encoding flagellar motor switch protein FliG, yielding MAAALQNANSNDITSVISTLGQRAVGRAGAKTEAVPGPKRAAILMLALGEQYGGKIWGLLDDDEVRQLSLEMSTLGTVEVDTVEDMLLEFVSRMSASGALMGNFDATERLLQQYLAPERVNGIMDEIRGPAGRNMWEKLSNVQEEVLANYLKNEYPQTIAVVLSKLKPEHAARVLGIFPEDLALDVVNRMLKMEAVQKEVIESVEKTLRTEFMSNLSQTRRRDAHEVMAEIFNNFDRQTETRFITSLEEDNRESAERIKALMFTFDDLVKLDSGSAQTLMRNVDKDKLGVALKSANEDVRNFFFGNMSSRAAKMLQDDMAAMGPVRLRDVDEAQALLVNLAKDLAAKGEIMLTKNRADDELVY
- a CDS encoding FliH/SctL family protein, with the translated sequence MAAPAKFLFDNDFAAPDRTREKAATAAEIAQKVAEAEARAYQDGFAAGQREAKAESDRRVALAMEEINIAIRGIASGIGNIESKMETEAVDVAVAVARKLCADLVAAEPLGEIVALVKDCFSHLVATPHLVVRINDALYDAARENIERLARQNGFEGRLVILAEPEIATGDCRIEWADGGVVLERAAIAAKIDEMVGRYVASRRGS
- the fliN gene encoding flagellar motor switch protein FliN — translated: MSDTDGQVPLPDLNGPMPPAGTDVGYNEDEYATRAAADLEAVFDVPVQVSAVLGRSKMDVSELLKLGPGTVLELDRRVGEAIDIYVNNKLVARGEVVLVEDKLGVTMTEIIKTERA
- a CDS encoding sigma-54-dependent Fis family transcriptional regulator, coding for MRLLIVGTLKGQLTTATKIAMANGATVTHAEDHDQAMRVLRGGKGADLLLVDVALDIRDLVMRLEAEHIHAPIVACGITNDARAAVAAIHAGAKEYIPLPPDPELIAAVLAAVANDSRELVYRDEAMAKVIKLAQQIAGSDASVMITGESGTGKEVLARYVHTRSARAKRPFISINCAAIPEHLLESELFGHEKGAFTGAIARRIGKFEEATGGTLLLDEISEMDVRLQSKLLRAIQERVIDRVGGTKPVPVDIRIIATSNRNLVDAVREGTFREDLLFRLNVVNLKIPPLRERPLDILELAQHFVKKYAEANGVPMRPISAEARRVLSTNRWQGNVRELENTMHRSVLMAQGDEIGADAILTPDGDRLDLAKTAPAVAHATMAAEQVTRALVGRTVADVERDLILETLKHCLGNRTHAANILGISIRTLRNKLNEYSDGGIPITPAGTPGEYPRMPMVGA